A single genomic interval of Anopheles marshallii chromosome 2, idAnoMarsDA_429_01, whole genome shotgun sequence harbors:
- the LOC128706703 gene encoding microfibril-associated glycoprotein 4-like encodes MLTRAFAVVLCLNAVFTFAVVSGSNDTNSSTPKPPTETSSTGYGFEMIMAKLDYLQYKLLEMDFVMKEHSEGIEQNQGHLEKVFASMLWAISRLDQAVGNNLTALQAQSWKILSRQTVCANHEQMRSEIFSLAPKQGLSAGARSLFDLQGMRHKGPFESCKDEPTKMSGKYLIRPTTDTEPFPVFCEQTKFGGGWLVIQHRFKGSLDFYRNWTEYRDGFGSIDQEFWIGLERLHQLTSVKPYQLLIEVEDFAGDYRYARYKEFEIGSEVEQYSLKKLGAYSGTGGDSLTYHKGFKFTTMDRDNDPSTSNCAVTCEGAWWFNNCHHSNLNGRFMNAVDVKSISWYHFKSSHQGMAYSRMMIREV; translated from the coding sequence ATGCTTACTCGCGCGTTTGCCGTAGTGTTGTGTTTGAACGCTGTATTTACGTTTGCGGTAGTGTCTGGCAGTAATGACACTAACAGCAGTACGCCCAAACCACCGACGGAAACTAGCTCTACCGGGTATGGGTTTGAGATGATCATGGCAAAGCTGGACTATCTCCAGTACAAACTGCTCGAGATGGACTTCGTGATGAAGGAGCACAGTGAGGGAATCGAGCAGAACCAGGGCCACCTCGAGAAAGTGTTTGCCAGCATGCTATGGGCGATCAGTCGTTTGGATCAAGCGGTCGGCAACAATCTCACGGCGCTGCAGGCACAATCGTGGAAGATTCTTTCCCGCCAGACCGTGTGTGCTAATCATGAGCAGATGCGAAGCGAAATCTTTAGCCTCGCTCCGAAGCAAGGTCTGTCCGCTGGCGCACGCTCACTGTTCGATCTGCAGGGCATGCGGCACAAAGGTCCGTTCGAGTCGTGCAAAGACGAACCGACCAAGATGTCCGGCAAGTATCTGATCCGACCGACGACCGATACGGAACCGTTCCCGGTGTTTTGCGAGCAGACCAAGTTCGGTGGTGGATGGTTGGTGATACAGCATCGCTTTAAAGGGTCGCTCGATTTCTACCGCAACTGGACGGAGTACCGGGACGGGTTCGGTAGCATCGATCAGGAGTTTTGGATCGGGCTGGAGCGTTTGCATCAGCTAACGTCGGTCAAACCGTACCAGCTGCTGATCGAGGTGGAAGACTTTGCCGGGGACTATCGGTACGCGCGGTACAAGGAGTTTGAGATTGGCAGTGAGGTGGAACAGTACAGCTTGAAGAAGCTGGGTGCGTACAGTGGCACGGGTGGTGACTCGCTGACGTATCATAAGGGTTTCAAGTTCACGACCATGGACCGTGATAACGACCCTTCAACATCGAACTGTGCCGTTACATGCGAGGGTGCCTGGTGGTTCAACAATTGTCACCATTCCAATCTGAACGGACGCTTCATGAACGCGGTGGAtgtgaaatcgatttcgtgGTATCATTTTAAGAGCTCTCACCAAGGTATGGCTTACTCCAGAATGATGATCCGCGAGGTTTag